From the genome of Methylocystis heyeri:
ATGGCCAGGGTTGGAGGCGACGGAGGTCACTTTGCGTTTGGCGCCGTCGAGCGCGAAGGCGTAAAAGCCGCTGTCCTCGTCCCAGAAGACCCGGTTGAATCTCTCGAAGAGATCCTTCGCCTTGTCCTGCAGGCGCCGGGCGCGGTCCTCCTGTCCCAGAAAACGATAGACTTCGCCCATCCGCCGCCAGGCGTCGTAGACATAGCCTTGCAGCTCGCAAAGCGCCTTGGGGCCCTTCACCAGCGAGCCGTCGGGGTAGACCACCGAACTGCCGGAATCCTTCCAGCCCTGGTTCTCATAGCCCTTCGGCGAGCGCGTCTCATATTCCTGAAATCCGTCGCCGTCGCGATCGCCGTAGCGGTCGATCCATTCGAGGCAGTTTTCCGCCGTCTCCAGATGATCCTTCAGTATCCGGGCGTCGCCGGTGCAGCGCCAGGCGGTATGGAGCGCAATCAGATAAAGGATGGTCGCGTCGGCCGTGCCGTAATAGGGCGATTGCGGCGCGAGGCCGAGTTGCGCCAGCTCGCCAAGCCGCAGCTCGTGGAGGATTTTGCCCGGTTCGGCGTCGCGGAAATCGTCGCGCTCCTTCGCCTGCAGACGCCCCAGAGCCTTGAGCGCCGCGCGCGCGAAATCCGGGAAGATGATGGCGTTCTGCAACGAGGCGATGAGACTGTCGCGTCCGAATAGGGCGAGATACCAGGGAATGCCCGCGGCGGGCGCAAACAAAAGCCCGCCTTCGTCGCCGATCGGAAAACGCAACGCCGCCATGTCGTCGATCGCCTGCTCGAACAGCTTTGCGAAATTGTCGTTGCTGGTTCGGATTCGCAGAACATTCTCGCGCCACGCCGCGGATCTCTTCCCGATGTCCGACTGGCCGCTGTCTTCGGCGCGGTCGAACGGCGCCTTGAAGGATTTTTCCGCATCGCCCGGTTCATAGAGCAGGCAGCCGCGCCAGCTCGCTTTGGGCGCAAGATCTATCGCGAAGCTGATTCTGCCGCTGGCGTAGACGGCCGAAGGCATGTCCTTCGGCGTGCGGATGACGAGTTCGCGGACGAAATCCTGGTTGCAGTAGCGCGTCTTGAGCATGAATGGCTCTTGCGACTATTCGGAGACGATCCGCCCCCGGCGCGCGAACTCTCCCGCTCTCGCCTCGGCGAGGTCGGCGAAATCGCACCGCGCCTCGATCTCCAGAAAAAAGCGCGCCGGCCGGGCGCCGAAGTTCTCCAGCACGAGATCTTCATGCAAGCCGCCGTCCATCCAGCGGCTGATCGTGAGCTGGATCGTGCGTTGTGGAACGACGCCGTTTGCGGTTCTCATCGTGCGATTGATCAGATAGCTTCGCGCCGCGAAATGTGAAACCGGCGCGGCGTTGAGATAATCCCATTCTTCTCCGTCCGCGTAGATGCGCCAGCAGCTGACGAGGCGGGTGTCGCGGAAATAATATCCTTTGGCGCTCGGCTCCCGGATCTGGCCGTCGCAATCTGTGACCAGAGCGCTATGGCCCTGGTGCAGAGCGAGTTGGGAAGGTCCGACATCGATACGAAAGCTCAACGCTGCGGCTCCTTCTCATGCGCGTCGACAAAGCTCGCCTCGCTTCGCCAACTGCTCGATGCGATCCGCGGTGCGCAGAGCCACCGCCTGGATCGTCAGCGAAGGGTTGACGCCGCCCACGGTCGGGAAGACGGAGCCGTCGCAAACCCAAAGATTGCCGATGTCCCAGCTTCGGCAGTCGGCGTCCACGACGCTGGCGCGCGGATCGTCGCCCATGCGCGCCGTGCCGCCGAGGTGATTGGCGTCCTGCTCCTGGCGGAAAGTGTTGCGCACGCCGGCCGCCTTCATGCTCAGCTCCATCTGGTCGAGAGCGTGACGGATCAGAGCTTCGTCGTTCTGCGTCCA
Proteins encoded in this window:
- a CDS encoding amylo-alpha-1,6-glucosidase, giving the protein MLKTRYCNQDFVRELVIRTPKDMPSAVYASGRISFAIDLAPKASWRGCLLYEPGDAEKSFKAPFDRAEDSGQSDIGKRSAAWRENVLRIRTSNDNFAKLFEQAIDDMAALRFPIGDEGGLLFAPAAGIPWYLALFGRDSLIASLQNAIIFPDFARAALKALGRLQAKERDDFRDAEPGKILHELRLGELAQLGLAPQSPYYGTADATILYLIALHTAWRCTGDARILKDHLETAENCLEWIDRYGDRDGDGFQEYETRSPKGYENQGWKDSGSSVVYPDGSLVKGPKALCELQGYVYDAWRRMGEVYRFLGQEDRARRLQDKAKDLFERFNRVFWDEDSGFYAFALDGAKRKVTSVASNPGHCLWSGIVPPERAGRVVQRLMQPDMWSGWGVRTLSSNNPAYNPHSYQRGSVWPHDNGVIAMGFRRYGYAGEAARIAHAVTGAGAYFSLHQMPELYSGVERGPMQFPVRYRGANVPQAWAAGSTFAFLQMLVGFQPDAPSGKLYIDPYLPEWLPDLELFGLAMGRRKFDLRLWRRKGQTCWETLSGDRSCIEQRPYGEGGEPPRDNEA
- a CDS encoding glycogen debranching N-terminal domain-containing protein encodes the protein MSFRIDVGPSQLALHQGHSALVTDCDGQIREPSAKGYYFRDTRLVSCWRIYADGEEWDYLNAAPVSHFAARSYLINRTMRTANGVVPQRTIQLTISRWMDGGLHEDLVLENFGARPARFFLEIEARCDFADLAEARAGEFARRGRIVSE